The following are from one region of the Endozoicomonas sp. 4G genome:
- the rplI gene encoding 50S ribosomal protein L9: MDVILLERVANLGNLGDKVTVKAGYGRNFLIPFSKAVPATKENVEAFEARRTELEKSANEKLAAAEKRAAEMAEIELTLTAKAGDEGKLFGSIGSRDLAEAITGAGVKVAKSEIRMGEGPIRATGEYDIAIQLHTDVAATIKVFVEAE; the protein is encoded by the coding sequence ATGGACGTTATCCTGCTTGAGAGAGTTGCCAACCTTGGCAACCTGGGCGACAAGGTAACCGTAAAAGCCGGTTACGGTCGTAACTTTCTGATTCCTTTCAGCAAGGCTGTGCCTGCTACTAAGGAAAATGTTGAAGCCTTTGAAGCTCGTCGTACCGAGCTTGAAAAGTCCGCTAACGAAAAACTGGCTGCTGCTGAGAAGCGCGCCGCTGAAATGGCTGAAATCGAACTGACCCTGACCGCCAAAGCAGGCGACGAAGGTAAACTGTTCGGTTCCATCGGCTCCCGTGACCTGGCTGAAGCCATCACTGGTGCTGGCGTTAAAGTAGCCAAGAGCGAAATTCGCATGGGCGAAGGCCCTATTCGCGCGACTGGCGAATACGACATCGCCATCCAGCTGCACACTGACGTTGCAGCGACTATCAAGGTATTTGTTGAAGCTGAATAA
- the rpsF gene encoding 30S ribosomal protein S6, giving the protein MRHYEIVFLVHPDQSEQVPGMIERYTRAIGDNGGQVHRLEDWGRRQLAYPINKIHKAHYVLMNIECSNEILDELTDNFRYNDAVIRNMVIRRDEAVSEPSIMMQAEEKRERRDDRREERREETAETAEAPEAATEEAAAE; this is encoded by the coding sequence ATGCGTCATTACGAGATTGTTTTTCTGGTACATCCTGACCAGAGCGAGCAAGTACCAGGCATGATAGAGCGTTACACGCGCGCTATCGGCGACAACGGCGGTCAGGTACACCGTCTTGAAGACTGGGGTCGCCGTCAGCTGGCTTACCCAATCAACAAGATCCACAAGGCTCACTACGTTCTGATGAACATCGAGTGCAGCAACGAGATCCTGGACGAACTGACAGATAACTTCCGTTATAACGACGCAGTTATCCGTAACATGGTGATCCGTCGTGATGAGGCCGTTTCCGAGCCATCCATCATGATGCAGGCTGAAGAGAAACGTGAGCGCCGTGACGATCGTCGTGAAGAGCGTCGCGAAGAAACGGCGGAAACTGCCGAAGCTCCGGAAGCTGCTACTGAAGAAGCTGCTGCTGAGTAA
- a CDS encoding MFS transporter: MSDQDTFSHEQRWVIVSLILGAIMPLIDATALGVAIPNLAKSFEVNISKLQWVSVLYTITATMTVTLCAWATRRLGAKRLWLTGLFVFTASSLIAAISPNINMLLLSRGLQGVGAGIIMTGMQTVLVLSVGKPLLKTAMATMAVPTVLAPIAGPVVAGLLLHIGDWRWIFYINIPIGLMAFYLAVIKLPDNQERTPSKFDVGGFLFLAPALTLLVLSLSSLSDISTLKENTWLTAAFSFTLGALLLCVFLLHARQVGEKSLIQITSFRSYSFRSSMILLLLSSTGFYAGMFGLPVLFIQELGRSEWIVSLWIGAQGVGALVSRSYLKKMCDRWGVGFTGIMGVLLSVVGTLPLLIPDLYNHCILTSLSLLIRGAGIGLSTLLAMSHAFHELTPQQTPDASVLSRIFTLLGASFGPAGIVILYSLKWQFSSLEWVISGLSLLALACIWPTLKLLKAERRTTTRTVSSA, encoded by the coding sequence ATGTCTGATCAAGATACATTCAGTCACGAACAGCGCTGGGTAATAGTGAGTTTGATCCTAGGCGCCATTATGCCTTTGATCGATGCAACGGCTCTGGGGGTTGCGATTCCAAACCTTGCTAAGAGCTTTGAGGTGAATATCTCCAAGCTTCAGTGGGTGTCTGTTTTATATACTATTACCGCTACCATGACTGTCACACTATGCGCCTGGGCTACCCGTCGTTTAGGCGCTAAAAGGCTTTGGTTGACAGGTTTATTCGTTTTTACCGCAAGTTCTTTAATAGCAGCAATCTCGCCTAATATAAACATGTTACTGCTCAGTAGGGGGCTTCAGGGGGTTGGTGCCGGTATCATCATGACAGGAATGCAAACGGTATTAGTTCTGTCAGTAGGAAAACCTCTACTCAAAACGGCTATGGCAACTATGGCTGTGCCGACAGTATTGGCACCAATAGCAGGCCCGGTAGTTGCTGGCCTCTTATTACACATCGGCGACTGGCGGTGGATTTTCTACATTAATATCCCAATAGGCTTAATGGCCTTTTATCTTGCCGTTATAAAGCTTCCTGACAACCAGGAACGAACTCCATCGAAGTTCGACGTTGGCGGTTTTTTATTTCTGGCTCCCGCATTAACTCTATTAGTGCTCAGTCTATCTTCACTGTCTGACATCAGTACATTAAAAGAAAATACATGGCTTACAGCAGCCTTCAGCTTTACATTAGGAGCATTACTACTATGTGTATTTTTACTGCATGCACGACAGGTTGGGGAAAAATCCCTTATCCAGATTACATCGTTTCGATCTTATTCATTTCGGTCAAGCATGATCTTATTGTTACTGTCCAGTACTGGCTTCTATGCAGGTATGTTTGGTCTTCCTGTTCTGTTTATTCAAGAGCTTGGTCGAAGTGAATGGATAGTAAGTCTATGGATCGGTGCACAAGGCGTTGGAGCCCTTGTCTCTCGATCCTACCTAAAAAAAATGTGCGACCGATGGGGGGTTGGGTTTACCGGTATCATGGGAGTTTTATTATCTGTAGTGGGAACATTGCCACTTTTAATACCGGATCTATACAACCACTGTATATTGACATCACTAAGTCTGTTAATCAGGGGAGCTGGAATAGGTTTATCAACCCTGTTGGCTATGTCTCACGCTTTTCATGAGCTGACACCTCAGCAAACACCTGATGCCAGTGTACTGTCCCGTATATTTACCTTGCTTGGGGCTTCTTTTGGCCCAGCCGGCATCGTGATTTTATACTCGCTGAAATGGCAATTTTCTTCGCTTGAATGGGTCATCTCAGGACTTAGCCTGTTGGCTCTGGCCTGTATTTGGCCAACATTGAAGCTACTTAAGGCCGAACGGCGGACGACAACAAGAACTGTCTCATCCGCATAG
- a CDS encoding translocation/assembly module TamB domain-containing protein — translation MKKALYPLKALYPLKALYPLKALYPLKALYKLKARRVILLALATLLCLALFLLLTHTGNLWLWNLARSQLPELQGELIEGSIPNGLVLQNPGWVDQDMSFTANRLTVQWQPGMLFDGRLVIDELVLENLVIKLPSSDKEPTPSSDKLILPEIKLPLPITLKQLTLDKGTYEQGEIKEEISDLLVSADARQSQVNIHEFSVKQALGKASLRGKITLSGDYPLSATVDLRPVPLNKKLQSETVKATLQGSLADYQLDARATATSDVLSTSRAQKETQIKASLKARGSLEHIAIQRLNLSTPEGDADLSGRLTWAKGIDWNGKVSLNNLDTTSLLPEYPGKLNGVLKSRFSLDDKTWQLVISEMHITGALRDKPVSLSGTMNINHLFNWQLDHLQVRVGENQLSANGRLDKYWNIDAELNASKLAELYPDLQGEVEGLIQISGSKQQPRLNFQLNSPSVRYLDTAIKGLSAKGHIEKGVDIVGQARVNVETLTQGTHTLNQIALEARGNEKEHQVRLSTQGKELKSVVTLSGSYRNKQWQGQLTRSDLNTEFGDWLLKQPVDITASAASASFSEFCLASSPASICAQSRQLSKDSGHISFSIKQLAPERFKAFFPTEFNWQALLNSEGALSWQDNQPTLSLKVSSTPGTLQAYDLSGDYSQLNMEASVANNQLQSSLNFLSETLGHSRLSVTVDDLQDQKTLTGQLNIDHLLLEIFAPFVPDISELKGTFSARGRLEGSLTKPLFYGRLAIENGHANTTQNIVSISELNTYLNVNGDSGTVEGKMQVGKGSLNLGGQLNWKDLRQPTGNITLQGQDLDIRYPGIGEIRISPDLKLALSEHIALTGIIRIPWSRIDIKSLPKNTVSVSDDVVIIQEGQTSEFQKQASKLFSMRVRLALGKDNRMDAFGLKAGLAGHLDLLQLPDKPLEGNGTITLLEGRYHQLGQDLLIKEGKIIFQGPIDSPYLLVNAIRNPETIEDNVEVGIKVSGSVKKPDWEVYSSPEMPQQEQLSYLLRGKSLEGESSSSSSAQSMLVGLGVSQLGGIATSIGETFGFSNVSLDTEGSGEETQITIGGNIAPGLHLQYGAGVFSSVSEVKVRYELMPRLYLQIVSGLAQAVDIFYRFTFTPDSEKGS, via the coding sequence ATGAAAAAGGCTCTTTACCCGCTGAAGGCTCTTTACCCGCTGAAGGCTCTTTACCCGCTGAAGGCTCTTTACCCGCTGAAGGCTCTTTATAAGCTGAAGGCTCGCAGGGTTATCCTACTCGCTCTGGCCACTCTCCTTTGCCTGGCGCTGTTTTTATTACTTACTCATACGGGCAACCTCTGGCTATGGAACCTGGCCCGCTCTCAATTGCCTGAACTTCAGGGTGAACTGATTGAGGGGTCGATTCCCAATGGCCTTGTTTTACAGAATCCGGGCTGGGTCGATCAGGATATGTCATTCACAGCAAACCGGCTGACGGTGCAGTGGCAACCGGGGATGCTGTTTGACGGACGACTGGTGATTGATGAACTGGTGCTGGAAAATCTGGTCATTAAACTGCCATCGTCTGATAAAGAACCAACTCCTTCCAGCGACAAGCTTATATTGCCAGAAATAAAGCTACCTCTGCCTATTACCCTTAAGCAACTGACGCTGGACAAAGGGACTTATGAGCAGGGTGAAATCAAGGAAGAGATCAGTGACCTGTTGGTGTCTGCTGATGCCCGGCAATCCCAAGTCAATATCCATGAGTTCAGCGTTAAACAGGCTTTGGGAAAAGCCAGTCTGCGAGGAAAAATAACGTTGAGCGGTGATTATCCGTTGTCAGCAACCGTTGACCTTCGGCCAGTCCCCCTGAACAAAAAGCTCCAGTCAGAAACCGTTAAAGCTACCCTTCAAGGCTCCTTGGCTGACTACCAACTGGATGCCAGGGCCACGGCGACTTCTGATGTTTTATCCACTTCCCGGGCGCAAAAAGAAACTCAGATAAAAGCCTCACTCAAGGCCCGGGGCAGCCTTGAACATATTGCCATCCAGCGTCTCAACCTCTCAACCCCTGAAGGTGATGCCGATCTCTCTGGTCGGTTGACCTGGGCAAAGGGCATCGACTGGAATGGGAAAGTCAGTCTCAACAACCTGGACACAACCAGCCTTCTGCCTGAGTACCCGGGAAAGCTCAACGGTGTCTTGAAAAGCCGCTTTAGTCTGGACGACAAAACCTGGCAACTGGTGATTTCTGAAATGCATATCACCGGAGCACTCAGGGACAAGCCTGTGTCACTTTCCGGCACAATGAACATCAATCATCTTTTTAACTGGCAGCTGGACCACCTGCAGGTCAGGGTCGGCGAAAATCAGTTAAGCGCCAATGGCCGCCTTGATAAATACTGGAACATCGACGCAGAACTCAATGCTTCAAAGCTGGCAGAACTTTACCCTGACCTTCAGGGTGAGGTGGAAGGTTTAATCCAAATATCCGGCAGCAAGCAACAGCCGAGACTGAACTTTCAACTGAACAGCCCCTCCGTTCGTTATCTGGACACAGCCATCAAAGGCCTCTCTGCAAAGGGTCATATTGAAAAGGGTGTTGACATTGTTGGACAGGCTCGCGTCAATGTGGAGACCCTGACTCAGGGCACCCACACACTCAATCAGATAGCGCTTGAAGCCAGAGGCAATGAAAAGGAACATCAGGTTCGGCTCTCGACTCAAGGTAAAGAACTCAAGAGCGTCGTCACTCTGTCCGGCAGCTACCGCAACAAACAGTGGCAGGGACAACTCACCCGCAGCGACCTGAACACAGAGTTCGGAGACTGGTTACTGAAACAACCGGTTGATATCACCGCCTCAGCAGCCAGTGCTTCCTTCTCTGAATTCTGTCTGGCTTCATCCCCTGCCAGCATCTGCGCTCAATCCAGGCAACTGAGCAAAGATTCCGGACACATCTCCTTTAGCATTAAGCAACTGGCACCTGAACGATTCAAAGCCTTTTTCCCCACCGAGTTTAACTGGCAGGCTCTTCTTAACTCAGAGGGAGCGTTGAGCTGGCAGGATAACCAGCCAACACTGTCGTTAAAGGTCTCCTCAACCCCCGGAACACTTCAGGCTTATGATTTGTCCGGCGATTACAGCCAGCTCAATATGGAAGCCAGCGTCGCCAACAATCAGCTGCAAAGCTCTTTAAACTTTCTCTCAGAGACACTGGGACACAGTCGTTTGAGCGTGACTGTCGATGACCTGCAAGACCAGAAAACCCTGACGGGTCAGCTGAATATTGATCATTTATTGCTGGAAATCTTCGCACCTTTTGTACCTGACATCAGCGAGCTAAAAGGGACTTTTTCTGCCAGAGGCCGACTGGAAGGCTCTCTTACCAAACCGCTGTTTTATGGTCGACTGGCTATTGAAAATGGCCATGCCAATACCACACAGAACATTGTCAGCATTTCTGAACTCAATACTTACCTGAATGTGAACGGCGACTCCGGCACGGTAGAAGGCAAAATGCAGGTAGGTAAAGGCTCGCTGAATCTGGGAGGTCAACTGAACTGGAAAGATCTCCGGCAGCCTACCGGCAACATCACACTCCAGGGGCAGGATCTGGATATCAGATACCCCGGCATCGGGGAAATCAGAATTTCACCCGATCTGAAACTGGCACTGTCTGAACACATTGCATTGACAGGCATTATCCGAATTCCCTGGAGTCGCATTGATATCAAGAGCCTTCCGAAAAATACTGTTTCCGTCTCAGACGACGTTGTCATAATACAGGAAGGACAAACTTCAGAATTCCAGAAGCAGGCCAGCAAACTGTTTTCGATGAGGGTACGGTTAGCACTGGGAAAAGATAATCGGATGGATGCTTTCGGTCTCAAAGCCGGGCTCGCAGGGCATCTGGATCTGCTTCAGCTTCCTGACAAACCCCTTGAAGGAAACGGCACAATCACACTGTTGGAAGGTCGTTACCACCAGCTGGGCCAGGATTTACTGATCAAAGAAGGAAAAATTATTTTCCAGGGGCCTATTGATTCTCCCTATCTATTGGTCAATGCCATTCGCAATCCGGAAACGATTGAAGATAATGTCGAGGTTGGCATTAAGGTCAGTGGCTCGGTAAAAAAACCTGATTGGGAGGTTTATTCCAGCCCGGAAATGCCACAACAGGAACAGCTTTCCTATCTGCTGCGAGGCAAGAGTCTGGAAGGGGAAAGCAGTTCCAGTTCCAGCGCCCAGTCAATGCTGGTGGGCCTCGGTGTTTCTCAGCTTGGCGGCATCGCCACCTCTATTGGTGAAACCTTTGGTTTCAGCAATGTCTCCCTGGATACGGAAGGTAGCGGCGAGGAAACTCAGATCACCATTGGCGGCAACATAGCCCCCGGTCTTCACCTGCAATACGGCGCGGGTGTTTTCAGCTCGGTCAGTGAAGTGAAAGTTCGCTATGAGCTGATGCCCAGGCTTTATCTACAGATCGTCAGTGGTCTGGCTCAGGCTGTGGATATTTTCTATCGTTTTACCTTTACTCCTGATTCTGAAAAAGGGTCTTAG
- a CDS encoding autotransporter assembly complex family protein — protein sequence MGKLNKFLSIVALLLFTFASVGQAQTSLTYEVKGLEDGQKQNAERFLQTLPAIKPEQLPRYQSSILEAVQKSLQALGYFNPTITMELDSKDKDQLNVHVDPGQPVRIRNINVELKGQAGKNPLFKNIVKQSPLKKGVIFNSGEYEDLKTTLNTQAQSLGFFDAQMRTHRVNVYPQDYAADVELVFDSGKRYRFGEIVYGDIPENTRALIQTMLTFQPGSPYQSVKLGNLNKDLASTGYFQQIDVRTLRNETVDYQVPIYIGVTPNRSHEIETGVGYSTDEGPRLSLTWDIPLINDKGHSLTNEALLSAPRVELTSSYKIPYGNPLTEFYDLQLGYQYKGQEDTISNLGSTSIHKWKKNPLGWDRDLFFRIQYESYKQGLQHGRSLLAIPGISMTRRDTKGGKIDPRSGYLIMSTAEFSDKFLGSDQNFLKLWGRTKGLTTLAEKHRFIGRVEQGFIWINDVNKVPPSIRFFTGGDQTVRGYDYESIAPKDADGKLMGAQYMTALSIEYNYQFLEHWRAAVFVDSGIATNDYRDDWKTGAGFGIRWITPLGALRVDLAFAVSEPGTPYKLHFSMGPEL from the coding sequence GTGGGTAAGCTGAATAAATTTCTATCGATTGTCGCACTTTTGCTTTTCACCTTTGCTTCTGTTGGTCAGGCTCAAACCTCGCTAACCTACGAGGTTAAAGGCCTGGAAGACGGGCAGAAGCAAAACGCTGAACGTTTTCTGCAAACCTTGCCTGCTATTAAACCTGAACAGCTGCCCCGCTATCAAAGCAGTATCCTTGAGGCGGTACAGAAGTCCCTGCAAGCACTGGGCTATTTCAATCCAACCATTACCATGGAGTTGGACAGCAAGGACAAAGACCAGCTCAATGTTCATGTTGATCCGGGACAGCCGGTACGTATTCGCAACATCAACGTTGAGCTGAAGGGACAAGCCGGAAAAAACCCGTTGTTCAAAAACATCGTCAAACAATCTCCTCTGAAAAAAGGCGTCATATTCAACAGTGGCGAGTATGAAGATCTCAAGACGACGCTTAACACCCAGGCCCAGTCTTTGGGTTTTTTCGACGCTCAAATGAGAACCCATAGGGTCAACGTTTATCCGCAAGATTATGCGGCTGATGTGGAGCTGGTATTCGACTCCGGTAAACGCTACCGGTTTGGCGAGATTGTTTACGGAGACATCCCTGAAAACACCCGAGCCCTGATCCAGACAATGCTGACCTTTCAGCCCGGCTCACCCTATCAATCCGTCAAGCTGGGCAACCTGAACAAGGATCTGGCTTCCACCGGCTATTTCCAACAAATAGATGTTCGCACCCTGCGGAATGAAACCGTAGACTACCAGGTTCCTATTTATATCGGTGTCACCCCCAACAGGAGCCATGAAATCGAAACCGGTGTTGGCTATTCCACCGATGAGGGTCCCAGGCTTTCTTTGACCTGGGATATCCCGCTGATCAATGACAAAGGGCACAGTCTGACTAATGAGGCGCTGCTTTCAGCCCCCAGGGTTGAACTGACTTCCAGCTATAAAATCCCCTACGGCAATCCACTCACTGAATTTTATGATCTTCAGTTGGGTTATCAATATAAGGGACAGGAAGACACCATCAGTAACCTTGGCTCTACCTCTATCCACAAATGGAAAAAAAATCCACTGGGCTGGGATCGTGACCTGTTTTTCAGAATTCAGTACGAAAGCTATAAGCAGGGCCTTCAGCATGGCAGAAGCCTGCTGGCCATCCCGGGTATTTCTATGACCCGACGTGATACCAAAGGTGGGAAGATCGACCCCCGAAGCGGCTATCTGATCATGTCCACAGCTGAGTTCTCGGATAAATTCCTGGGTTCTGACCAGAACTTTCTGAAACTCTGGGGTCGCACCAAAGGCTTGACAACACTGGCAGAAAAACACCGTTTTATTGGCAGGGTAGAACAAGGGTTCATCTGGATAAACGACGTTAATAAAGTACCGCCCTCCATTCGTTTTTTTACCGGCGGTGACCAGACGGTCAGAGGGTACGACTATGAAAGCATTGCCCCCAAAGACGCCGATGGAAAATTAATGGGTGCCCAATATATGACGGCGCTCAGTATCGAGTACAACTACCAGTTTCTGGAGCACTGGCGGGCCGCTGTTTTTGTCGACTCTGGAATCGCCACCAATGACTACAGGGACGACTGGAAAACCGGCGCTGGCTTTGGCATTCGCTGGATAACCCCTCTGGGTGCCCTGAGAGTCGATCTGGCTTTTGCCGTCAGTGAACCGGGCACCCCTTATAAATTGCACTTTTCCATGGGGCCAGAACTATGA
- the rpsR gene encoding 30S ribosomal protein S18 produces MARFFRRRKFCRFTAEGVKEIDYKDLNTLKAYVSETGKIVPSRITGTKARYQRQLATAIKRARYIALLPYTDRH; encoded by the coding sequence ATGGCACGTTTTTTCCGCCGCAGAAAGTTCTGCCGTTTCACCGCCGAAGGCGTGAAAGAGATCGATTACAAAGATCTGAACACTCTGAAGGCTTATGTTTCTGAAACTGGCAAGATCGTACCAAGCCGTATCACCGGTACCAAAGCCCGTTATCAGCGTCAGCTGGCGACAGCTATCAAGCGTGCGCGTTACATCGCACTGCTGCCATACACTGATCGTCACTGA
- a CDS encoding transposase: protein MNTKRAYKERFYPTPGQTQLLAQSFGCARFVYNNTLRFRTDAYYKDGKSISHSEVEKRLVSLKTEFPFLADVSSVILQQKLRDQQEAFKKFCNGKAKYPKFKKRHSRQSIRLTKAAFRYKDGQLFIAKSEDPLNIRWSRPLSSDPSSITIIKDRAGRYFVSMLCEFEAKPMPISNKAVGIDLGLNDLFITSEGEKSGNPRHTRRYEIKLAYLQRQMSKKQKGSSNRAKAKLKVARLHAKIADCRMDATHQASRKLINENQVVCVESLNVKGMIKNPKLSKHIADANWGEFVRQLKYKADWAGRDLVKIDRFFPSSKRCSGCGFVHESLPLSIREWECPECKTHHDRDINAAKNIKTAGLAGLACGATGTGIEA from the coding sequence ATGAACACTAAGCGAGCCTACAAAGAACGATTCTACCCAACACCTGGGCAAACTCAGCTACTTGCTCAGTCGTTTGGTTGTGCTCGATTTGTTTATAACAATACGCTTCGTTTTCGCACTGATGCCTACTACAAAGACGGGAAATCCATATCCCACTCTGAGGTAGAAAAAAGGCTTGTCTCGCTCAAGACAGAGTTTCCATTTCTGGCTGATGTATCCAGCGTGATTCTTCAACAAAAGCTTAGAGATCAGCAAGAGGCTTTCAAGAAATTTTGTAATGGAAAAGCCAAATACCCTAAATTCAAGAAAAGACACTCAAGACAAAGTATCCGGCTAACAAAGGCCGCTTTCAGATACAAAGATGGTCAGCTTTTCATTGCCAAAAGCGAAGATCCGCTGAATATCCGGTGGAGCCGACCGCTGTCTTCTGATCCTTCAAGTATCACCATCATCAAAGATCGGGCAGGCCGGTACTTTGTGTCCATGCTGTGTGAGTTTGAAGCTAAACCAATGCCTATTAGTAACAAAGCAGTAGGCATTGATTTAGGTTTGAATGATCTGTTCATCACTTCAGAGGGTGAAAAATCCGGTAACCCAAGGCACACCAGGCGCTACGAGATAAAGCTCGCCTATCTTCAGCGTCAGATGTCAAAAAAGCAAAAAGGCAGTAGCAACAGAGCCAAAGCAAAGCTCAAGGTTGCACGACTTCATGCCAAGATTGCCGATTGCCGGATGGATGCCACCCACCAGGCATCACGCAAACTCATTAACGAGAACCAAGTTGTTTGCGTAGAGTCTTTGAACGTGAAGGGCATGATCAAAAATCCAAAGCTGTCCAAGCACATAGCCGATGCAAACTGGGGGGAGTTTGTCCGCCAGTTGAAATACAAGGCTGATTGGGCGGGTAGAGATCTGGTTAAGATAGACCGATTCTTTCCAAGCTCTAAACGCTGTTCCGGTTGCGGATTTGTCCATGAAAGTCTGCCGTTGTCTATTCGTGAATGGGAATGTCCGGAATGCAAAACCCATCACGACCGGGACATTAACGCAGCAAAGAATATCAAAACCGCTGGACTGGCGGGGTTAGCCTGTGGAGCGACTGGAACGGGGATAGAGGCTTAA